From one Montipora capricornis isolate CH-2021 chromosome 10, ASM3666992v2, whole genome shotgun sequence genomic stretch:
- the LOC138019808 gene encoding histamine H2 receptor-like yields MNNSVGQTILTKAMEITEVFMDNCEQQVQGDFILQTAFLILIMIVTFLGNFLVCLTVYLHRRLRSVTNYFIVSLAVSDLLVSVTSLPFRIHQTLHNGVWCLGYHVCLTWIIVDIICSGASICNLAAISIDRYIAIVHPFRYHSVMTNTVAWVIIGVVWTYSVTWAALSSFNWSNPEGAHFITTEVCKKTDRLFYTVVTVFAFYLPLAIVLVMYGFVFRVAMNQARAVASLQPVDTRDGRTPRRFSINIVREVKAAKTLAIVIGAFTICWFPFFTFLLISLWNLKILRPPYLSEEALKGLRGTFLYVLPAINSTLNPIIYALFNREFRIAFFRLLQRTFRRQSLARSHSATANEDSSQHTINTNMTNGSPKSPKPCKKNGHQKKMMKIHEVYAERSSEGNAETPKQV; encoded by the coding sequence ATGAATAACTCTGTGGGCCAAACCATTTTGACAAAGGCAATGGAAATTACAGAAGTCTTTATGGACAACTGCGAGCAACAAGTCCAGGGTGACTTCATCCTGCAGACCGCTTTTTTAATCCTCATCATGATTGTGACTTTCCTCGGTAACTTCTTGGTATGCCTAACAGTGTATCTTCACCGACGACTTCGCTCTGTCACCAACTATTTCATAGTGTCACTTGCCGTGTCAGACCTGTTGGTTTCTGTCACGTCGCTGCCTTTTCGTATCCACCAGACTCTTCACAATGGTGTCTGGTGCCTTGGCTACCACGTCTGCCTAACCTGGATCATAGTTGACATCATCTGCAGTGGTGCTTCCATTTGTAATCTCGCAGCCATTTCCATAGATCGCTACATTGCTATCGTGCATCCGTTTCGATACCATTCCGTCATGACCAACACCGTCGCCTGGGTGATAATTGGAGTAGTGTGGACTTATTCGGTGACTTGGGCAGCTCTTTCCTCGTTTAATTGGTCTAATCCAGAAGGGGCACATTTTATTACAACGGAAGTGTGTAAGAAAACGGACAGACTATTTTACACGGTTGTCACTGTTTTTGCCTTTTACTTGCCTCTGGCGATAGTTCTGGTAATGTACGGGTTTGTGTTCCGCGTGGCAATGAATCAGGCTCGAGCTGTTGCTTCACTGCAACCTGTCGACACCCGTGATGGCCGTACTCCTCGAAGATTCTCAATAAACATCGTCCGAGAGGTCAAAGCCGCTAAAACCCTGGCCATCGTCATTGGGGCATTTACTATCTGTTGGTTTCCATTTTTCACGTTTCTCTTGATCAGCTTATGGAATCTGAAAATACTAAGGCCTCCATATCTATCAGAGGAAGCCCTAAAGGGTCTTCGCGGCACATTCCTGTACGTCTTACCAGCAATCAACAGCACACTGAACCCGATTATTTATGCTTTATTTAACAGGGAATTCAGGATTGCATTCTTTCGATTGCTTCAGAGAACATTTCGTAGGCAAAGTCTCGCGAGATCTCACTCAGCAACCGCAAACGAGGATTCGTCTCAACATACCATAAACACGAATATGACAAATGGAAGCCCCAAAAGCCCGAAGCCgtgcaaaaaaaatgggcaTCAGAAAAAGATGATGAAAATTCATGAGGTGTACGCGGAGCGGAGCTCCGAGGGAAATGCAGAAACTCCAAAACAAGTATGA